From Deltaproteobacteria bacterium, a single genomic window includes:
- the bioA gene encoding adenosylmethionine--8-amino-7-oxononanoate transaminase produces the protein MSGERTRALRARDKQFVWHPFTQMQEWNAGEPLVIERAEGNWLIDTDGRRYLDGVSSLWVLVHGHGRREILDAMREQMERVCHSTLLGLANVPSIELAEALVEIAPVGLTKVFYSDSGSTAVEIALKMAFQYWRHVGRPAKRRFLCLENGYHGDTIGAVSVGGIPLFHGVFGPLLFDAIQVPAKDDAVRQAVARHAEELAAVIIEPLVQGAGGMLVQPPGFVRAVRDACSEHGVLLIADEVATGFGRTGTMFACEQEGVSPDFLCVAKGLTGGYVPLAATLTTERVYSAFLGDRREGKQFFHGHTFTGNPVACAAALASLRLFETDRVLERVRRRADQLARGLRERIAPLPAVREVRQKGLMVGIELAIPGAAYDVCQRVRAYGVILRPLGDVVVWMPPLSIDERETELLVDATARAIEDCGGR, from the coding sequence ATGAGCGGCGAGCGCACGCGCGCTCTTCGCGCGCGGGACAAGCAGTTCGTGTGGCACCCGTTTACGCAGATGCAAGAGTGGAACGCCGGGGAGCCGCTGGTGATCGAGCGGGCCGAAGGCAACTGGCTCATCGACACGGACGGCCGGCGATACCTCGACGGGGTGTCCTCGTTGTGGGTGCTGGTGCACGGCCACGGGCGCCGCGAGATCCTCGACGCGATGCGGGAGCAGATGGAACGGGTGTGCCACTCGACCCTGCTGGGGTTGGCCAACGTGCCTTCGATCGAACTTGCGGAGGCGCTCGTCGAGATCGCACCGGTCGGCCTGACCAAGGTGTTCTATTCCGACTCGGGGTCGACCGCGGTCGAGATTGCGCTGAAAATGGCGTTTCAGTACTGGCGGCACGTCGGCCGGCCCGCCAAGCGCCGGTTTCTGTGCCTCGAAAACGGCTATCACGGGGACACGATCGGGGCCGTCTCGGTGGGCGGGATCCCGTTGTTCCACGGCGTTTTCGGGCCGCTGTTGTTTGACGCGATTCAGGTGCCGGCGAAGGATGACGCGGTGCGGCAAGCCGTGGCTCGCCACGCGGAGGAACTCGCCGCGGTCATCATCGAGCCGCTCGTACAGGGGGCCGGGGGCATGCTCGTGCAGCCGCCCGGATTCGTCCGGGCGGTGCGCGACGCGTGCTCCGAGCATGGGGTTCTGCTGATTGCCGACGAGGTGGCCACGGGTTTTGGCCGCACCGGGACGATGTTCGCGTGCGAACAGGAGGGGGTTTCACCGGACTTTTTGTGCGTCGCCAAGGGGCTCACCGGGGGATACGTGCCGCTGGCCGCGACGCTGACCACGGAACGGGTGTACAGTGCCTTCCTCGGCGACCGCCGCGAGGGCAAGCAGTTTTTTCACGGGCATACGTTCACCGGAAACCCGGTCGCATGCGCGGCTGCGCTCGCGTCGCTCCGCTTGTTCGAGACCGACCGCGTCCTGGAGCGCGTGCGACGACGCGCCGACCAGCTCGCACGTGGCCTGCGCGAGCGCATCGCGCCGCTGCCGGCCGTTCGGGAGGTCCGGCAAAAGGGGCTCATGGTCGGGATCGAGCTGGCAATACCGGGTGCCGCGTACGACGTGTGCCAGCGAGTGCGCGCGTACGGCGTGATCCTTCGGCCGTTGGGCGACGTCGTCGTGTGGATGCCGCCGCTGTCGATTGACGAGCGCGAGACCGAGTTGCTGGTCGATGCGACCGCGCGCGCGATCGAGGACTGCGGCGGCCGATGA